AAATTGCAAGTACAAGCTGTCGCGGAAATGATTAATTTTGAAGGAGAAATTGCGATTCTCTCAGCTGGAGCAACCATGACCAATCAAAACACCTGGATCGAGTTTATGAAAAAAGAACTGGAAGATCCCAAGTACGACAAAATGGAACTGGTTACCATTGTTTACGGAGATGACCTGCGAGATAAAAGTTACAATGAAGCGATGGGTCTGTTTAAATCTTATCCCAATCTCAAAGGAATTATTTCACCTACTACAGTAGGAATCAGCGCAACCGCCAAAGCTATATTTGATGCTGGGCTGGTGGGGAAAATACAATTGACCGGACTCGGACTTCCCAGTGAAATGGCGGAATGGATTCACAACGATACCTGTACTGCAATGTTCTTGTGGAATCCAATTGACTTGGGTTACCTGGCTGCTAATGTGGCTGGCCTGCTATGCCATGGTGATATAACCGGAAGTGAAGGAGAAAAATTTACTGGTGGGAAAATGGGAGAATATACTATTGTAAAAGCTGCCGATGGGGGAACTGAAGTATTGCTTGGACCTCCTTTCCGCTTTGATAAAAGTAATATTGATGATTGGAAAGATGTCTATTAAAGAAGCACGAAAAAAGGGCAGGAAGTTCATTCCTGCCCTTTTATAATATATTCCTAAAGTTGAGCTTATTAATGGGAATGGCGATATGGATAAGGATCGTTATATTTTAAGGTTAAAAGGAGTCTCGAAATTTTTCCCCGGTTTGAAAGCATTAGACCAGGTTGATTTTGATCTCCGATACGGAGAAATCCATGCCTTGGTTGGTGAAAATGGAGCTGGAAAATCAACTCTCATTAAAATAGTAACGGGAATTCACCAACCAGATGAAGGAGAGATTGTTTATCAAGATCAGCGAGTCATTTTTTCTAATCCCATGGTCGCTAACCGCTATCAAATTGCGGCTGTCTATCAACAACCAGCTTCCTTTCCTCATCTTACCGTTACTGAAAATATTTTTTTAGGTCATCCCCTCATTCAACCGCAGAGCAGGAGATTACTCTGGAAAGAAATGCATCAACAGGCAAAAGCACTGCTATCCTCATTAGGGGCTGAGGTAAGTCCAACCGCTGTTATGGGTTCTTTGAGTGTAGCCCAGCAACAGATGGTTGAAATTGCCAAAGCCTTATCAATCAATGCCAAAAT
The Candidatus Atribacteria bacterium ADurb.Bin276 DNA segment above includes these coding regions:
- the lsrB_5 gene encoding Autoinducer 2-binding protein LsrB precursor, with the protein product MKKLFTLLLVISVGIFLMSTNAFSEGHTVAMVVKNLGNPFMDACGKGAEEALNELGDTLIFQGPATPTVEGQIEIIENLIAQKVDAICVTANDFDALVPVLKKAMDNGIKVVSFDSAVNAGGRIVHVNQADSEQIGKLQVQAVAEMINFEGEIAILSAGATMTNQNTWIEFMKKELEDPKYDKMELVTIVYGDDLRDKSYNEAMGLFKSYPNLKGIISPTTVGISATAKAIFDAGLVGKIQLTGLGLPSEMAEWIHNDTCTAMFLWNPIDLGYLAANVAGLLCHGDITGSEGEKFTGGKMGEYTIVKAADGGTEVLLGPPFRFDKSNIDDWKDVY